One window of the Magnolia sinica isolate HGM2019 chromosome 19, MsV1, whole genome shotgun sequence genome contains the following:
- the LOC131234660 gene encoding mitogen-activated protein kinase kinase kinase NPK1-like — translation MLTDPLDTCFNSVMVYDIVSTSSCLCLRWLSPSSADIWSVGCSVCWFSPISVGCIVIEMATGKPPWTQQYKEVAALFYIGTTKSHPPIPEHLLLETKDFLLKCLQDEPSLRPSASELLQHPFVTGEYKDPHPIFCSSSLVSEHSAHKVPSSGSELENL, via the exons ATGCTCACGGATCCTTTAGATACCTGTTTCAATTCCGTAATGGTGTATGACATTGTATCTACCTCCAGTTGTTTATGTCTCCGATGGCTCTCTCCTAGCTCTGCTGACATATGGAGTGTTGGATGTAGTGTCTGCTGGTTCTCTCCTATCTCTGTTGGATGTATTGTTATCGAGATGGCTACAGGAAAACCTCCCTGGACCCAGCAGTACAAAGAG GTTGCTGCTCTATTCTATATTGGGACAACAAAGTCACATCCACCCATCCCTGAGCACCTCTTGTTGGAGACtaaggattttcttttgaaatgtttacaaga TGAACCAAGCTTGAGGCCATCTGCTTCCGAATTACTACAG CATCCCTTTGTCACTGGAGAATATAAGGATCCTCATCCAATATTCTGCTCCTCTTCTCTGGTCAGT GAACATTCTGCACATAAAGTGCCATCTTCTGGATCAGAATTGGAGAACCTGTAA